A genomic window from Methanovulcanius yangii includes:
- a CDS encoding heavy metal translocating P-type ATPase, which translates to MQSNPSTKQATLKVTGMHCATCVATVEKALLALDGVREAAVNLNTEKATATFDPDLVTVQTMEEAVISAGYGVIRQTVSIRLGGIHCASCVQTVEKALMSLDGVSSAQVNLTTNRAIVAYDPDRVPLAKMKSVIEQAGYQYLGFEGDAGEKQEEEMREADIRNLRNRTLIGFAVSLPLMAIMLLGIPLPIPMPYFMFLVSTPFFLYLAYPIFRAGWGALRNRTLNMDVMYSMGIGVAYASSVLGTFEIVLTQDFLFYETAVMLAAFLTLGRFLEARAKGRTTDAIKHLIELQAKTATVIRDGAETEVAIEDLNIGDRIVVKPGGKVPVDGTIIAGESFIDESMISGEPVPVHKTTGDTVIGSTINTSGAFTFEAKKIGKDTYLAQIIRMVESAQGTKPPIQKYADRAVTWFIPAILVIAISAFLVWYLLLDATLLFALTVLISILVVACPCALGLATPTAITVGVGRGADFGILIKNSEILELSEKVTRVIFDKTGTLTKGEPKVASVASYGMNEEDVLSYAAGIETYSEHPLARAVLEEAEERHINPVETTGFSATGGRGVEAHAGKTEILLGNRPFIEGRGIGILAIVDEELNRNEKAGATAIILVVDGAVAGVIGVADTIKETSGTAVSELTAMNIRVGMITGDNARTAGAVAAAIGIDQVIAEVLPEQKSAEIARLQEGEEKIVFVGDGINDAPALAQSDVGIAIGSGTDVAIESGDIVLVKSDPLDVAAALQLGRKVMGKIRMNLFWAFAYNTALVPVAAGVLYPLYGITFRPEFAGLAMALSSVTVVSLSLLLKRYVPPAIRRRTSTPGEESLRE; encoded by the coding sequence GTGCAATCCAATCCCTCAACAAAGCAGGCGACACTGAAAGTTACGGGTATGCACTGTGCAACCTGTGTCGCGACGGTCGAAAAAGCTCTCCTCGCCCTTGATGGTGTACGGGAAGCGGCCGTAAACCTCAACACTGAAAAGGCAACCGCCACCTTTGATCCGGATCTGGTAACTGTGCAAACAATGGAGGAGGCGGTAATTTCAGCCGGATACGGAGTTATCCGGCAAACCGTAAGCATCCGTCTCGGCGGCATCCACTGCGCATCCTGCGTCCAGACCGTCGAAAAGGCCCTGATGTCACTTGACGGTGTTTCCTCGGCGCAGGTCAACCTGACGACAAACAGGGCGATTGTCGCTTATGACCCCGACCGGGTGCCGCTTGCGAAGATGAAATCGGTCATTGAACAGGCGGGATATCAGTATCTCGGGTTCGAGGGTGACGCGGGGGAGAAACAGGAGGAGGAGATGCGCGAGGCAGATATCCGCAACCTGCGCAACCGGACCCTGATAGGGTTTGCGGTTTCCCTTCCCCTGATGGCAATCATGCTTCTCGGCATACCCCTCCCCATCCCCATGCCTTACTTCATGTTTCTCGTAAGTACCCCGTTCTTTCTGTACCTGGCCTACCCAATCTTCAGGGCGGGATGGGGAGCACTGAGAAACCGCACCCTGAACATGGACGTCATGTATTCGATGGGTATCGGGGTGGCGTACGCCTCCAGTGTACTTGGCACCTTTGAAATTGTACTGACACAGGATTTTCTCTTTTATGAGACAGCGGTGATGCTTGCGGCATTCCTGACCCTGGGAAGATTCCTGGAGGCACGGGCTAAGGGGCGCACGACCGATGCCATCAAACACCTCATTGAACTTCAGGCAAAAACGGCAACGGTCATCAGGGATGGTGCGGAGACGGAAGTCGCCATCGAAGACCTGAATATCGGCGATCGGATCGTGGTAAAACCCGGCGGGAAGGTGCCTGTGGATGGAACCATCATCGCAGGAGAAAGTTTCATCGACGAATCGATGATCTCCGGGGAACCCGTCCCGGTTCACAAAACCACTGGAGACACGGTGATCGGAAGCACCATCAATACAAGCGGGGCATTCACCTTTGAGGCTAAAAAGATCGGAAAAGACACCTATCTCGCACAGATCATAAGAATGGTGGAATCCGCACAGGGCACAAAACCCCCTATTCAGAAATACGCGGACCGTGCCGTGACATGGTTTATTCCTGCCATACTCGTCATTGCGATCTCCGCATTTCTGGTCTGGTATCTCCTCCTTGATGCAACACTCCTCTTTGCCCTTACTGTCCTGATTTCCATTCTCGTCGTCGCCTGTCCCTGCGCACTGGGGCTTGCGACGCCGACTGCAATCACGGTAGGGGTGGGACGTGGGGCGGATTTTGGTATATTGATAAAAAATTCTGAAATTCTCGAACTCTCGGAGAAAGTAACGCGGGTTATCTTTGACAAGACAGGAACCCTGACCAAAGGCGAACCAAAGGTTGCATCCGTTGCCTCCTACGGAATGAATGAGGAGGATGTGCTCTCCTATGCTGCAGGAATAGAGACCTACTCCGAACACCCGCTGGCCCGTGCAGTCCTTGAAGAGGCGGAAGAACGCCACATCAACCCAGTTGAGACAACCGGGTTCTCTGCAACCGGTGGCAGGGGGGTAGAGGCCCATGCAGGAAAGACGGAAATACTTCTCGGAAACCGTCCGTTTATCGAGGGACGAGGTATTGGAATCCTTGCCATCGTCGACGAAGAACTGAACAGAAATGAGAAGGCGGGAGCAACGGCCATCATCCTTGTTGTTGACGGAGCCGTCGCCGGCGTTATCGGCGTTGCCGACACAATCAAGGAGACATCCGGCACGGCCGTCAGCGAACTTACTGCGATGAACATCCGTGTCGGGATGATCACCGGGGATAATGCCCGTACGGCGGGTGCCGTTGCGGCAGCCATAGGAATCGACCAGGTGATCGCAGAAGTACTTCCGGAACAAAAATCGGCTGAAATTGCTCGTTTGCAGGAAGGAGAGGAAAAAATTGTCTTTGTCGGCGACGGAATCAACGACGCCCCGGCGCTTGCGCAGTCTGATGTGGGTATTGCCATAGGGAGCGGAACGGATGTCGCCATTGAAAGCGGCGATATCGTTCTCGTGAAGAGCGACCCGCTGGACGTCGCAGCAGCTCTCCAGCTCGGGCGAAAGGTGATGGGAAAGATCCGGATGAACCTCTTCTGGGCATTTGCCTACAACACCGCCCTGGTCCCGGTCGCCGCGGGAGTCCTCTATCCGCTCTACGGCATCACCTTCAGGCCGGAATTTGCGGGACTTGCGATGGCACTGAGTTCGGTTACGGTGGTCAGCCTCTCTCTTCTCCTGAAGCGCTACGTCCCCCCCGCCATACGAAGACGAACCTCCACCCCGGGGGAGGAGAGCCTGCGGGAGTAG
- a CDS encoding formate/nitrite transporter family protein, whose amino-acid sequence MVFHPPVQIISKVGDAGKGKCALPIWNMILRGFMAGAYIAMGAALATVCSTGVGAMLGAGFGKFILGAVFPVGLIIIVLTGAELFTGDAMFAPMAAFKHKVSWAAVMNLWIWVYIGNLIGSIVFAYFMAVGPLTSWSAAGVGTATIYGVTAVNIAAGKVSYVGAAALWSAFIKAICCNWLVNLAILLGICADDAIGKIVGIWFPIMAFVSTGFEHCVANMYFIPAGLLTQPYLTADQAAGIGAKLANLSWVTMWTNNIIIVTIGNIVGGMIFVGVLYWISFKKDIQALE is encoded by the coding sequence ATGGTATTCCATCCCCCAGTACAAATTATCTCCAAGGTCGGAGACGCTGGTAAGGGCAAGTGTGCCCTTCCGATCTGGAACATGATCCTTCGTGGATTCATGGCAGGCGCATACATCGCAATGGGTGCAGCCCTGGCAACCGTCTGTTCGACCGGTGTCGGTGCAATGCTCGGCGCAGGTTTCGGAAAGTTCATCCTCGGTGCAGTGTTCCCCGTGGGTCTTATTATCATCGTGCTGACGGGCGCTGAGCTCTTCACCGGTGACGCAATGTTTGCCCCCATGGCAGCATTCAAGCACAAAGTCAGCTGGGCAGCTGTCATGAACCTGTGGATTTGGGTTTACATCGGTAACCTCATCGGTTCTATCGTCTTTGCCTACTTCATGGCCGTCGGTCCCCTCACCTCCTGGTCCGCAGCAGGTGTCGGCACTGCAACCATCTACGGTGTCACCGCAGTCAACATTGCAGCAGGCAAGGTCAGCTACGTCGGTGCAGCAGCACTCTGGTCCGCATTCATCAAAGCTATCTGCTGTAACTGGCTCGTCAACCTCGCAATTCTGCTCGGTATCTGCGCAGATGATGCAATCGGTAAGATCGTTGGTATCTGGTTCCCGATCATGGCTTTCGTTTCCACCGGATTCGAGCACTGTGTCGCGAACATGTACTTCATTCCCGCCGGCCTTCTCACCCAGCCCTACCTGACGGCAGACCAGGCAGCAGGCATCGGCGCAAAACTCGCCAACCTGTCTTGGGTCACCATGTGGACCAACAACATCATCATCGTCACCATCGGCAACATCGTCGGCGGTATGATCTTTGTTGGAGTACTCTACTGGATCTCATTCAAGAAGGATATCCAGGCACTCGAGTAA
- a CDS encoding DUF4405 domain-containing protein: MKKIQANALVDIAAFISFIPMTISGIIIDLMNRGGGYEGGRNTEYIAEILGLSKDTWIDLHTWTGYAFVIFILIHLLLHMTFIKNIIRYASGAKKTPQECED, from the coding sequence ATGAAAAAAATTCAGGCAAATGCCCTTGTAGACATAGCAGCATTTATAAGCTTCATTCCCATGACCATCAGCGGCATCATCATCGACCTGATGAACAGGGGAGGAGGATATGAAGGGGGCAGAAACACGGAATATATTGCAGAGATCCTCGGACTGAGCAAGGATACATGGATCGATCTTCATACCTGGACCGGGTATGCCTTCGTCATCTTCATTCTCATACACCTCCTCCTGCACATGACATTCATAAAAAATATCATCAGATATGCCAGTGGTGCCAAAAAAACGCCCCAGGAATGCGAGGATTAA
- a CDS encoding carbonic anhydrase: MVERFLEGNRKFIEEDFSKDPEHYAKLATGQSPTSLWIACSDSRVDPERITNARMGDIFVHRNIGNIVPVGDGNLGTVLEYAVNHLKVRDIVVCGHSDCGAMKALDHESDEEYIPSWLKNAEDVKIKVDKEFGGPGECKDPAARKREIEYENIHLQLANLRTYQAVKAAEEAGKIKLTGIYYDLGTGKLEIVED; encoded by the coding sequence ATGGTTGAGAGATTTTTAGAAGGTAACAGAAAATTCATCGAGGAAGACTTCAGTAAAGACCCCGAACACTACGCGAAACTGGCAACCGGACAGAGTCCTACATCCCTGTGGATTGCATGTTCGGATTCACGTGTGGACCCCGAGCGCATTACAAATGCACGAATGGGCGACATATTTGTTCATCGAAATATCGGAAACATCGTTCCTGTGGGTGACGGGAACCTTGGGACTGTTCTTGAATACGCCGTTAACCACCTGAAAGTCAGGGATATTGTGGTCTGCGGACATTCTGACTGCGGCGCGATGAAAGCCCTTGATCACGAAAGTGATGAAGAGTACATCCCCTCATGGCTCAAAAACGCCGAAGACGTCAAAATCAAGGTCGACAAGGAATTCGGAGGACCGGGAGAGTGCAAAGACCCGGCGGCACGAAAGCGTGAGATTGAATATGAGAACATCCACCTTCAGCTGGCCAATCTCCGGACTTACCAGGCAGTAAAGGCCGCCGAAGAAGCAGGAAAGATTAAATTAACGGGAATTTATTACGATCTCGGAACCGGGAAACTGGAAATTGTCGAGGACTAA